CGCTAAACGGAACACTGGTGCTTGTGGGGTATCTGGGGGATTTGAATCCGATGTTGAACAGTGCGCCGTTGATTTTAGGGCGAAAATCGGTGGCCGGATCGGTCATTGGTGGGATTGCGGAGACCCAGGAGATGATCGATTTCTGTGCAGAGCATCAAATAACGTCTGATATTGAATTGATAAATATTCAGGACATTAACGCAGCCTGGCAGCGGATGCTGAAGAGCGATGTTAAATATCGATTCGTAATTGATATGGCTTCGCTGAAGGCGTGATCAAAAAAGGCGGTAGAATATACCGCCTTTTTATGATACCCCGGTTGGTACTAAGCGCCTGATGGGCCAGGCGCTAACTACACGCCACTCGCCACGTACTTAATACGATAATTCTCTTGTCCTGCGCCTGGCTCACTGCCGAAATCCACCTGTAGTAACTGCCAGCGGCTTACGTCCCACGCGCAAAGTTGTCCTTCCTGTGGCAAGGCCGAAAGAACACTATGCGCGACAATGGGTCGCCTTCTCATCGACAACCAGGCTGCGTTGCGTACTTCATCAATATCGGGCAGACGTAGCGCCAGCCAGGTATCAATCTGTGGCCATCCGAAATCCTGGGTCAGCTTTTTAAAACCGGGACTCTGTAAAAAATTTGCCATCGCTTTAGCATTTTTCCAGAGATAAAGCGGTGCATAGCGATTCTCAGCGCAATAAGCATCATCACTACGGGAGACGAGATACGTCTTAAAAAACAGCCCCGGAAAACCATCCAGCTTCGCACCATTTTCCTGAATGCGTGTATCAATCACCGCCATGTCGTAATCAGCGGGTAGGGTATAGCGGTATTGCATGACAATCACAGTATCTCCTCCAATGTGATGTTCAGTCAGCTCCGGAGCGCTGCTGTCTTCGTATTAACCGTTAAATGATTCTGCTACGATAGTTTCATCCTGAAAATCAAATTATTTACGATCAACAATCCCGTATTACAGGATGATAATGAACAAACTTCCCCTGACGCTCGACCTTGATGCCCTTCGCGGTTTTGTGACTGGTATTGAATCTGGCAGCTTTACACATGCAGCGACCCGCCTGTGCCGCTCAACCTCGGCATTGAGTGCTCAGCTTAAAAAGCTGGAACGACAATGCGAGACCGAACTGGTAGAGAAAAAAGGGCGACACCTGACGCTGACCCGAAACGGCGAAATACTGATGGGCTATGCCCATCGTCTGCTGGCTCTGAATGATGAGGCGCTGCGGACACTGAAGGACGAGCTGTTACAGGGAGAAATCCGCTTCGGCATGCAGGAGGACTTTGGCGCGTCGCTGATGCCCGGTATTCTGGGCAAATTTAAGCGCCAGCATCCGGGACTGGGTATCATCGCCCGGGTGGATCGCAATCAGGCGCTGCTCACGGCGCTCGGTGACAACACGCTCGATATGGCACTGCTGTGGCAGCAGGAAAACAATCCACGCGAGGGGAAACTTATCACTCAGTGTCAGCTGGCGTGGATACAGCATCCGGATTTGGATATCAGCAGGCTGCTAACGCAGGGGGAACCGGTGCCGCTGGTGATGTTTGAAAACCCATGTCTGATGAGGTCACGCGCCATCGCTTCCCTGAATCGGGCTGGCATTGCCTGGCGGGTGATGTTTGTCAGTCAGAGTCTGAGCGGTATCTGGGCGGCGGTGCAGGCCGGGCTTGGCATCACTCTGCGCACGCGTGTCGGGATGCCCGACAACCTACGCGTGGTGGGGAGTATTCTGCCTTCTACGGGGAAGCTTGGGATTATGCTTGCGCAGGGAAACACAACGAATGAAAGTGCTCA
The sequence above is drawn from the Enterobacteriaceae bacterium ESL0689 genome and encodes:
- a CDS encoding DUF4865 family protein; the encoded protein is MQYRYTLPADYDMAVIDTRIQENGAKLDGFPGLFFKTYLVSRSDDAYCAENRYAPLYLWKNAKAMANFLQSPGFKKLTQDFGWPQIDTWLALRLPDIDEVRNAAWLSMRRRPIVAHSVLSALPQEGQLCAWDVSRWQLLQVDFGSEPGAGQENYRIKYVASGV
- a CDS encoding LysR substrate-binding domain-containing protein, whose translation is MNKLPLTLDLDALRGFVTGIESGSFTHAATRLCRSTSALSAQLKKLERQCETELVEKKGRHLTLTRNGEILMGYAHRLLALNDEALRTLKDELLQGEIRFGMQEDFGASLMPGILGKFKRQHPGLGIIARVDRNQALLTALGDNTLDMALLWQQENNPREGKLITQCQLAWIQHPDLDISRLLTQGEPVPLVMFENPCLMRSRAIASLNRAGIAWRVMFVSQSLSGIWAAVQAGLGITLRTRVGMPDNLRVVGSILPSTGKLGIMLAQGNTTNESAQARLGQLIEEALSGVK